The Sinorhizobium fredii genome contains the following window.
CGCCTGCAAGTGACGGACGGACGTTTGAAGTGACCTCAAAACGCCGCAACGGAACCCGTTGCGGCGTTTGCATGAGGTCGGAATGGTCTGGCCGCACGGTGCTATGATAGCGGCACGCCGCGCAAACGACCGGCAAATGCATGAAAACAAGTGGGGGACGGCGGCCATGGCCGATACGACACATACCGCACATTTCAACCGCACCCGCAGCGCGGAGGAAAGCCCGGTGAAGCGCTTCTTCCGCGCCACCGAAATCGATACGCGCCTGCTCGGCATGGTCGGCGCGATGCTGATCATCTGGATCGGCTTCCATTTTCTGTCCGGCGGCCTGTTCCTGACGTCGCGCAACCTCTGGAACCTGTCGGTGCAGACAGCCTCGATCGCCGTCATGGCGACCGGCATGGTGCTGGTCATCGTCACGCGCAACATCGATCTCTCGGTCGGCTCGATTCTCGGCTTCGTCGGCATGATCATGGGCGTGCTGCAGGCGGAGCTCTTGCCGCAGCTCCTCGGCTTCAACCATCCGGCCACGTGGATCATCACCCTCTTCGCCGGCCTGTTGCTGGGCGCCGCGATCGGCGCGCTGCACGGCGTGATCATCGCCTTCCTCAACGTGCCGTCCTTCATCGTCACGCTCGGCGGGCTGCTCGTCTGGCGCGGCGCCACCTGGTTCGTGACGAGCGGCCGCACCGTGGCGCCGATGGATTCCACCTTCCGCCTGATGGGCGGCGGCACCGAGGGCTCGATCGGCGCGACGGCGAGCTGGATCGTCGGCCTCATCGCCTGCGTCGCGATCGTCGCCAGCATCATCCACTCGCGCAGGCAGCGCAAACGCTTCGGATTTCCGCGTCGCCCGATCTGGGCCGAGTATTTCCTGTCGGCGGTCGGCTGCGCCCTCGTGCTCGGCGCTGTGGCGATCGCCAATAACTACGGCTGGCCGGTCAACATCGCCCGCAAATACGCCGACGCCAACGGCATCGCCTGGCCGGACGGCGGCCTTTTCATTGCCCACGGGATTGCCATTCCCGTGCTGATCGCCATCCTGATCGGCATTATCATGACCTTCATCTCGACGCGCTTGCGCTTCGGCCGCTACGTTTTCGCGCTCGGCGGCAACCCGGAAGCGGCCGAGCTCGCCGGCATCAAGACCCGCTGGGTCACGGTCCGGATTTTCGCGCTGATGGGCATGCTCTGCGCCGTTGCCGCGGCGATCTCGACGGCCCGCCTCAACGCCGCCACCAATGCGCAGGGCGAGCTCGACGAGCTTTATACGATCGCGGCGGCCGTCATCGGCGGCACCTCGCTTGCCGGCGGCATGGGCACGATCGCCGGCGCCATGCTCGGCGCTCTCGTCATGCAGTCGCTGCAGTCGGGCATGGTGCTGCTCGGCATCGACTCGCCGCTGCAGCGGATCGTCGTCGGCATGGTGCTCGTCACCGCCGTCTGGCTCGACACCGTCTACCGCGCCCGCGCCAAGTAATCAGGAGTTCGAACAATGACTGAACAACGCACTCCGCTCGTGGAAATGAAGAACATTTCCATCTCCTTCGGCGGCATCCACGCGGTCGACAACGCCTCCGTCGACCTCTATCCCGGCGAGGTCGTCGCCCTTCTCGGCCATAACGGCGCCGGCAAGTCGACGCTGATCAAGATCCTCTCCGGCGCCTACCGGCGCGATGCCGGCGAGATCCTTATCAACGGCGAGCCGGCCGACATCAACAACCCGCGCGACGCCAAGAATTACGGCATCGAGACGATCTACCAGACGCTTGCCGTCGCCGACAATGTCGACGCCGCCGCCAACCTCTATCTCGGCCGGGAGCTGCGCACCCCCTGGGGCACGCTCGACGACGTGGCGATGGAGGCGAAGGCCCGCGAGGTGATGGGCCGCCTCAACCCCAACTTCCAGCGCTTCAAGGAGCCGGTGAAGGCGCTCTCCGGCGGCCAGCGGCAATCGGTGGCGATCGCCCGCGCCATCCTGTTCAACGCCCGCATCCTGATCATGGACGAGCCGACGGCAGCGCTTGGGCCGCAGGAGACGGCGCAGGTCGGCGAGCTCATCAAGCAATTGAAGCGCGAGGGCATCGGCATCTTCCTGATCAGCCACGACATCCACGACGTCTTCGACCTTGCGGACCGCGTCTCAGTGATGAAGAACGGCCAGGTCGTCGGCCACGCCCGCACCGAGGACGTCACCAAGGACGAGGTGCTCGGCATGATCATAATGGGCAAGGTGCCGGCCAAAGCCACCCCCGGCCCCGGCGCCATGCAGATGGCGTGAGGATTGAGCGGCCGACAGGCCGAAGCAGGCCCCGAGCACCGCTCCGGCCCGAGAAATCCGCTCCCGCCTCGATGCCGCATCCCCCGGGATGCGGCATTTTTCTTGGGCGGGCGGCGCGCGCCGAGCGATGCGCCGCGACCACAGCTTCCGCGCGGAAATCGAATTTCCCCTACACTCTCTTGCAATTGGCCATTGAAGCGGCACGCAAGCTAGGCTAAGAACCGCTCACAGCCTGCTTCGGCGGCCCTTGCCGCCAACGGATGCACCCGTAGCTCAGCTGGATAGAGTGTTGGATTCCGATTCCAAAGGTCACAGGTTCGAATCCTGTCGGGTGCGCCAGTTTTCCTGTCTCCCACCCAGTGCGCCAGCACGCGCCACCGATCATCCAGGCCGTCAGTCTTGCAGCGGTTGAAGATCTCATAGCCGGTCTAGCGCGAGATGGCGAACTCCCGGCACACGTCGCCCAGCCTGGGCGACAAATCGAGGGTTCCTCCATCACCGAAGTCGCTCTCCACGGCGTCAACTCCTCCCGCGCAAGCGAGAAGTGTTGCCCATGCTCCGGTTTGCCGGCATAGGTTCCAGTCGCATCTTTACAGCGGAACCGCGATACCACACTGTCCGAGCATTACACTGCGCTGGAGTGCGATTATGGGGCTTGTTGAAACCGTAGCCTTCGTCAAATCAGGCGACCTCCATTCTTAATCTGCAAATGCACTTGGTTCGCTTTTTGCACTATTCGCCTCCCTGAGTTACGCTATTGTGAAGCAGGCACCGGAGCCGATGCGAGACTATCACCCCCAGTACATACCGGCTCCTCTTGCAGTCTCACTCACCCACCGAGGCAATCACGACCGCGTTCAACGTCGTTCGTTTCAAGGTTAAGCCCGGCATGGAGGACGGCTTCCTCGACGCGCACCGAAACATCGCGGCGAGCTGGGAAGGCATGCGTCACGCCAACATCGTCAAGACCGGCGAGGGGCGCTTCTGCATCATCGTCGAATGGGAGAGCATGGAGGCGCTGGCCGCCAGTCGGCCTCAGATGATCGCCACGCTCGACAGCTTCCGCGAGTCGCTCGAGGACCTGGGCGGCGGATTGGGCGTGACCGACCCGGTCGCGGGACCGGTGGTTCTTTCGTTGAAATAAGGCCGGACGGATGTCGCGCGGCCATAGCCGGTCGACGATGCGCGTCCCGTCCCCGCCTCCGACGCCTCGTTGTCGCACTTCAACTGGAGTGATGCCATCCGATCCCCCGCGAGAGATCCGAGGGTGGCCGTCCATCCCCACTCCGGCGACACCATGAAACCTCTCACACCGCAATTTGCAGCCTCCCATAACGGCTGACTTCTACCTCAATCTCCCTTACCAACGTTTCCAGTGCCGTGTTCCGCGGCTTGCGGGCGCGCCGGACCACGTAGGCGAGATCCGGGGGCTTGGGAAAGTCCTTGTCGATGATCTCCATGTCGGCTCTGAGGTGCCGCTGACTTAGAAGCGCGACGCCGAGCCCCGAGGTGACGGCCGCGGTGATCCCCGCCGCGCTTGAGCATTCGAACACCGTCTCGAACACCGTTCCCTCGTCCTGCCCGAGGTCGATGCCCCAGCGCCGGTAGAAGCAGTTGTCATCGAAGGAAAGGAACGGGATTGCCCCGCCCTTGGGCAAGGTCAGCTCGGGCGATTTGACCCAATGCAGGGTCTCGCGGAAGAGCAGGAGATCGGTCGGCCGGACCTCGTGCTGGAACACCTGGATGATGGCGGCATCGAGCGCCCCTTCGGCAAGCAGTGCCTGCAGGGTGAGGCTCATGCGCACTTGCGTGCGGACCGTCACCTCCGGGTGGAGCCGGCGAAACCGGCCGAGGATGCGCGACAGGTCGGTGCAGGTCGTATCCTCGGTCATTCCAAGAGCGATCTTGCCCTGCAGGGTGCTTTTCGACAGGCTCAGAATTGCCTCATCATGGATGCCCAGAATGCGTCGCGCATAAACCAGAAGGTCCTGACCAGCCGTCGTGAATATCGGCGCGTTTGGTTTCCGGCTGAGAATTTCGCAATCGAGGCTCGTTTCCAGTCGCCTGATCTTGTGGCTGACGGCAGACTGCGACAGGCCCAGAACCTCGGCCGCGCGCGTGACACCGCCGTGTTTCTCGATCGCGACAAGCGCCCGCAAAGAGTCGACATCCAGACGGCGCGTCATCACCCCAGCCATGACGATCCCCATTCGCAAACGAAACGTAGGTGTCAAATTCTGACGCAAAGCCGGCATTAAGGCAAATTCTTATGCCGAATTTCTTGCCCTGCTCATGGCCTCATCGAAATTTGTCATGTGCGGAATATGGCCGTTGACATAGATCTCTCGGGAATACCGCCCACGACGCGCTTCCGGCGCAACGGGCGAGCCCCTTGGAATCTACAGAGGCCCCATGACAGTGCGCGCTTTCCAGACCCGACCGCATCGCCTCCTATGGCCGATCATGGCAGTAGCACTCGTCGCAAGCTGGAGTTCCGGCTTCGTCGGAATCCGCTATGCCAGCGAGAACGCCGACGTGATGCTGGTCCTGTTCTGGCGGACCCTTATGTCGGGACTGATCCTACTGCCATTCGCCCTCCTGATCGGACCACGGATCAGCGCACGCGCCGTGGTCCAGCAGGTGGTGTTCGGCGTGGCGATGATGTTCCTCTATCTGGGCGGGTTTGCGCTTGCCATCGGCCAGCGGGTGCCGACGGGACTTGTGGCACTGATATCGGATCTTGTCCCTCTCGCCATTGCAGCCCTGTCGCAGCCGGTTCTGGGGCATCGATTGAGCGGAAGACAATGGGCGGGTACGGCTCTCGGCGCGATCGGAGTGCTTATCGCCTCGGCCGACAGCGTAAGTCTCGGAACGGCGCCGATCTGGGCCTACGTCCTGACGGTTGCCTCAATGCTGGTTTTCGCACTGGCAACGGTGGTACAGAAGCGAATGGGAACGATCAACATGCCCATCCACCAAGCCCTGTGCATCCAGTGCCTGACGGCAGCGGTCCTCTTTGCGGCTGCCGCCGGATGGAATGGTGAGCTGATGCCGCCTCTCGACGGCCGTTTCGAGTGTGGCATCGCTTGGCTGGTGCTGTTTTCGACCTTCTTCTGCTACGGCATCTACTATATGAGCCTTCGACTCTACGCCGCCGCGGAGGTCAGTAGCGTGCTCTATCTCAGCCCACCGGTGACGATGCTCTGGGCATGGCTGATGTTCGACGAGCCACTTTCGATGCTGATGTTCCTTGGCCTGACAGTGACACTGTTCGGTGTCTGGCTCACCTCGTCACGGGCGGCATCACGGCAAATGCGTGCTTCCTACTGATCCCTCTCCAGCCACGCCTTCAGCGCCACCGCATTGTTATGGCTCTCGTCGCGCGCCGCATAGAGCAGCGTCACCGGCCCTTTCTTGAGCTGATCGCGCAGCTCTTTCACCGCCGCCTGCGCCGCCTCGCCTTCGAGCTCCTTGGCATAGGCTTCGCAAAACGCCTCCCAGTCCTCCGGCTTTCCGTGGAAGCGCTTGCGCAGCGCGTCGCTGGGCGCGATGTCCTTCAGCCAGAGGTCGATCCGCGCCTTGTCCTTGGCGACGCCGCGCGGCCAGAGGCGGTCGACGAGGATGCGCGTGCCGTCCGACGCTTCCGGCGCCTCGTAGACGCGCTTCAACTTGAATGACGTCATCCGCCCTCGCAACATCCTGGGGCCGGTGACGGCCGGCCCTGCAGCAAGGAACGTAGCGGACGGTCGCTAGTTGTGGAAGTAGGTCTGGATTTCCTCAGGCGTCGCCTTGCCGTCGCGGTTGACGTCCACCTTGTCGAAGATCCGTTTGTGGATGGTGCTGATCTCCTCGAAGGAGAGCGCGCCGTCATTGTCCGCATCGGTGATGGCGAACATGATCTTCATCATCTGCCGGTGCATCATTCCGGCCCGCATCCGGTTGCCGTGCCGCATCCGGTCGCGCATGCGCTCGCCGCGCCTGCCGTCGCGCCAACCGTCGTCGCGCTGCATGTCCGGCTGATCCGCCTGGGTGTCCTGATCCTGGTCGGGCGGTTCCTGATCGGGCGCTTGCGCCGCCGGCGGAGGGGGTGCGGGCGTCTGCGCGGCGGCGAAGCTCAAAGGGCTGACGATCATCAGCGCGGCAAGCGCGGCCGCGATTGGCGGTCTCATCGGTGACATGGGAATTCCTCCTCCCGTTCGATCAAAGTCAAACTGGCCGGGTGAAGCGGCCTGGCCGGCCTTGGCACGGCCAAGCCGTCGCGGTCGTCCTGCGCCCGTTCCAAAAGCTGATAACCACAGCCGCGGCAGAGAGGTTCCCCGCTATGGTCGCGATCCGTTCGACGCCGCTGGATCCTTCCGCTGGCGCGGGAATGTGGATGCCTAGATGCCGCGGTCACGAGCCGGCGCGTTCGCCGGTCGTTCTGACAGCCCTCCAGGCGGCGATGATCGCGTCCGCGGCCGTGTCTCCAGCGCTGTCGTAGGTCAGCCATGTGATGACCGAGACACGCATCACCTTTCGTCCGCGCCAGCTGGCGCCGCCGGCAAAGCAGACGCCGTCGGCCTGCAGCCTTTCAATTGTCTGTTGCGTCAGCCGGTCGGCCTCCTCGTCCGGTCGTCCCGCACCGAAGCGGAGCATGAACTGGTTGAGCACGATCTCATTCAGGACGGTGATGCCCTCTTCGCCGCTCAGCCGCTCGGCCATGGCGCGGGCGACCCGGCAATGGCGCTCGACCATGGCGGCGATGCCTCTTCGGCCGAGATGCCTGATCATCGCCCAGGTAGCAAAGCCGCGGGCGCGGCGCGACAATTCCGGCACGAAATGGCTCGGGTCGCGTTCGCCTTCGTGGCTCGGCGGCAGATAGCTCGCCGCGATCGTCATCGCCCGGCGATGCGCCTCCTCGTCGCGGATGATGGCGTAGCCGCAATCATAGGGCGTCTGCAGCCATTTATGGCCGTCCGTCGCCCAGGAGTCGGCTTCATCGGCTCCGTCAGCGAGCGCGCGCTTCGGCGGACAGGCGCGGGCCCAGAGCCCGAAGGCGCCGTCGACATGGACCCAGGCGCCGATTCGCCTGGCGACGGGGATGAGAGCGGCGGAATCGTCAAAGGCGCCGGTGTTGATCTGCCCGGCCTGGAGGATGACGATTGCGGGGCCGGTGACCTTGGCCGACTGGTCCTCGAAATCCGATACGCTGATCCGGCCGAATTCGTCGGTCTTCAGGCGAATGACGCGGTCGTTTCCGAGGCCCAGAAACTGGAGTGCGGAGAAAACCGTCGCATGGGCGTCGTCGCCGATCAGCACGGTGATCGGCGGCGCGCCGAAGAGACCCTGCGCCTCGGCGTCCCAGCCGACGCGCCGCAAGACTTCGCCGCGCGCCGCGGCAAGGCAGACGAAATTCGCCACCGTCGCCCCGGTGACGAAGCCGACGGAACATGTCCGCGGCAGGGCGAGGAGGTCGAGCAGCCAGCCCGCGGCGACCGCTTCCGCTGCCGCGGCCGCTGGAGCGGCATGGTGGTTACCGGCATTCTGGCCCCAGGCGCTGGTCAACCAGTCGGCCGCGACCCCGACCGGATGCGAACCGCCGATGACCCAGCCGAAGAAGCGCGGGCCGGTCATGACGTGAAGCCCGGGCTCCGCCTTGGCGGCAAGCGTATCAATCACCTCGGCGCCGGCTGTCCCCTCCTCCGGAACCGCTTCGCGGAACGCATCAAGCGATCCGAGATAGGAGACCTCAGGGCCTTGCCGGCGATCGGAGATCGTCTCGCGAAACCGCGCGGCGTGATCGGCCGCGCGGCGAAAAAGGTCACGGACCGATCGGTCATCCATGCGGCCTCTCCTTCAGCTTGCGTAACCCTTGGTCATGCCGCTCCGGCCAGTTCGCTCGGCCGCACGTTCTGGTTCATCCGGAACAGGTTTTGGGGATCGTAGCGGCGCTTGACCTCGACGAGGCGACGGTAGTTGCCGCCATAGGCCGCCTCGACGCGGTCGCCCTCGTCCTCCGGCATGAAGTTGATATAGGCCGTGCCGGCTGCATGGGGCTTGGCCGCCTCGAAGAGCCGGCGTGCCCACGCGATGCAGGCCTGATCCATTGAGGGTTCGCGCCAGCGGGCATGGACGTTCATGATGAAATGTGAATTGCGCTGCGGAAAGGCGGTCTCCTCCACCGCAACCCGGCCGGCGGCGCCGCCGATATGGGCGATGAAGATCTCGCATTCCGGCCCCGGCAATTGGCGGATCGCATCGGTGAGGATGCCGATCGTCTGGTCGGAAAGCTCCATGAAGTCATGGCTCTTCCAGTAGTTGCGGGCGCCGGGCGAAAGCAGCGGATCGAAGGCCTGCTGCCAGGCGACGAAGGGAACGGGACCGACGACATCGGCGATCGGCTCGCCGATGGAACGCAACTCCGCGGTTGGCTTCTCGCCTGCTTCGGGATCGCCGCAATAGCACATCGCGAGCGCGAGGATCTCCTTCCCATGCCATTCCTCGGGCAGGAAGGGCAGCGG
Protein-coding sequences here:
- a CDS encoding EF-hand domain-containing protein; this translates as MSPMRPPIAAALAALMIVSPLSFAAAQTPAPPPPAAQAPDQEPPDQDQDTQADQPDMQRDDGWRDGRRGERMRDRMRHGNRMRAGMMHRQMMKIMFAITDADNDGALSFEEISTIHKRIFDKVDVNRDGKATPEEIQTYFHN
- a CDS encoding DUF718 domain-containing protein encodes the protein MEDGFLDAHRNIAASWEGMRHANIVKTGEGRFCIIVEWESMEALAASRPQMIATLDSFRESLEDLGGGLGVTDPVAGPVVLSLK
- a CDS encoding pyridoxal phosphate-dependent decarboxylase family protein, with the protein product MDDRSVRDLFRRAADHAARFRETISDRRQGPEVSYLGSLDAFREAVPEEGTAGAEVIDTLAAKAEPGLHVMTGPRFFGWVIGGSHPVGVAADWLTSAWGQNAGNHHAAPAAAAAEAVAAGWLLDLLALPRTCSVGFVTGATVANFVCLAAARGEVLRRVGWDAEAQGLFGAPPITVLIGDDAHATVFSALQFLGLGNDRVIRLKTDEFGRISVSDFEDQSAKVTGPAIVILQAGQINTGAFDDSAALIPVARRIGAWVHVDGAFGLWARACPPKRALADGADEADSWATDGHKWLQTPYDCGYAIIRDEEAHRRAMTIAASYLPPSHEGERDPSHFVPELSRRARGFATWAMIRHLGRRGIAAMVERHCRVARAMAERLSGEEGITVLNEIVLNQFMLRFGAGRPDEEADRLTQQTIERLQADGVCFAGGASWRGRKVMRVSVITWLTYDSAGDTAADAIIAAWRAVRTTGERAGS
- a CDS encoding sugar ABC transporter permease; this encodes MADTTHTAHFNRTRSAEESPVKRFFRATEIDTRLLGMVGAMLIIWIGFHFLSGGLFLTSRNLWNLSVQTASIAVMATGMVLVIVTRNIDLSVGSILGFVGMIMGVLQAELLPQLLGFNHPATWIITLFAGLLLGAAIGALHGVIIAFLNVPSFIVTLGGLLVWRGATWFVTSGRTVAPMDSTFRLMGGGTEGSIGATASWIVGLIACVAIVASIIHSRRQRKRFGFPRRPIWAEYFLSAVGCALVLGAVAIANNYGWPVNIARKYADANGIAWPDGGLFIAHGIAIPVLIAILIGIIMTFISTRLRFGRYVFALGGNPEAAELAGIKTRWVTVRIFALMGMLCAVAAAISTARLNAATNAQGELDELYTIAAAVIGGTSLAGGMGTIAGAMLGALVMQSLQSGMVLLGIDSPLQRIVVGMVLVTAVWLDTVYRARAK
- a CDS encoding ATP-binding cassette domain-containing protein yields the protein MTEQRTPLVEMKNISISFGGIHAVDNASVDLYPGEVVALLGHNGAGKSTLIKILSGAYRRDAGEILINGEPADINNPRDAKNYGIETIYQTLAVADNVDAAANLYLGRELRTPWGTLDDVAMEAKAREVMGRLNPNFQRFKEPVKALSGGQRQSVAIARAILFNARILIMDEPTAALGPQETAQVGELIKQLKREGIGIFLISHDIHDVFDLADRVSVMKNGQVVGHARTEDVTKDEVLGMIIMGKVPAKATPGPGAMQMA
- a CDS encoding DUF488 domain-containing protein codes for the protein MTSFKLKRVYEAPEASDGTRILVDRLWPRGVAKDKARIDLWLKDIAPSDALRKRFHGKPEDWEAFCEAYAKELEGEAAQAAVKELRDQLKKGPVTLLYAARDESHNNAVALKAWLERDQ
- a CDS encoding DMT family transporter encodes the protein MTVRAFQTRPHRLLWPIMAVALVASWSSGFVGIRYASENADVMLVLFWRTLMSGLILLPFALLIGPRISARAVVQQVVFGVAMMFLYLGGFALAIGQRVPTGLVALISDLVPLAIAALSQPVLGHRLSGRQWAGTALGAIGVLIASADSVSLGTAPIWAYVLTVASMLVFALATVVQKRMGTINMPIHQALCIQCLTAAVLFAAAAGWNGELMPPLDGRFECGIAWLVLFSTFFCYGIYYMSLRLYAAAEVSSVLYLSPPVTMLWAWLMFDEPLSMLMFLGLTVTLFGVWLTSSRAASRQMRASY
- a CDS encoding LysR family transcriptional regulator; translation: MAGVMTRRLDVDSLRALVAIEKHGGVTRAAEVLGLSQSAVSHKIRRLETSLDCEILSRKPNAPIFTTAGQDLLVYARRILGIHDEAILSLSKSTLQGKIALGMTEDTTCTDLSRILGRFRRLHPEVTVRTQVRMSLTLQALLAEGALDAAIIQVFQHEVRPTDLLLFRETLHWVKSPELTLPKGGAIPFLSFDDNCFYRRWGIDLGQDEGTVFETVFECSSAAGITAAVTSGLGVALLSQRHLRADMEIIDKDFPKPPDLAYVVRRARKPRNTALETLVREIEVEVSRYGRLQIAV